In Candidatus Methanomethylicota archaeon, the following are encoded in one genomic region:
- a CDS encoding winged helix-turn-helix domain-containing protein — MSVKAKILESLKTGPKTVEELVAATGAKPGIVKGQLTRLVKAGVVEKTPEGKFKAK, encoded by the coding sequence ATGTCTGTAAAAGCAAAAATATTGGAAAGCTTAAAGACAGGTCCTAAGACTGTGGAGGAACTAGTGGCAGCCACAGGTGCAAAGCCCGGAATAGTTAAGGGGCAATTAACGAGACTAGTTAAAGCAGGAGTTGTTGAAAAGACTCCAGAGGGGAAGTTTAAGGCAAAGTAA